Proteins found in one Ptychodera flava strain L36383 chromosome 16, AS_Pfla_20210202, whole genome shotgun sequence genomic segment:
- the LOC139114062 gene encoding serine/threonine-protein phosphatase 2A activator-like, protein MADHKGQEKINNDTLVTEQTETDSKVDGTSNDAVTTPTTPQNTQSETTDVTDESKDSKTTLPSRNTETESAECQGDDNKTAHQFMKPQKEIKTPMDLPKWEKSQAYRDYMGFVMSLNESVKGKKLTDDCEVSEACQKIIDLLAVLDRWIDEIPPIDQPQRFGNKAFRDWFRRLQENAESLIQTSLPTKYQSAVIELETYLLDSFGNSTRIDYGTGHEMNFAAFLCCLYKLRVLTENDNVAVVHKVFTRYLVVTRKLQTVYRMEPAGSQGVWGLDDFQFLPFLWGSSQLLEQNRILPKSLPNEEYVEGFAHQYMIFACIKFILSMKTGSFAEHSNTLWNISGVPRWAKVNSGLIKMYKAECLMKFPVVQHFQFGTIMSIQLAT, encoded by the exons atggCGGATCATAAAG GACAAGAAAAGATAAACAATGACACACTCGTCACAGAACAGACAGAAACCGACAGCAAAGTGGATGGCACATCCAATGACGCTGTCACCACACCTACTACACCGCAGAACACCCAATCAGAAACTACGGATGTAACTGATGAAAGTAAAGATTCAAAAACGACTCTCCCTAGCAGGAACACAGAAACAGAATCAGCTGAATGCCAAGGTGATGACAATAAAACAGCTCACCAGTTCATGAAACCCCAGAAGGAAATCAAGACCCCTATGGACCTGCCAAAATGGGAGAAATCACAAGCATACAGAGACTATATGGGATTTGTTATGTCACTGAATGAAAGTGTCAAAGGGAAAAAATTGACAGATGATTGTGAAGTATCTGAG GCCTGCCAGAAGATAATAGATTTGTTAGCTGTTTTAGACAGATGGATAGATGAAATTCCACCGATTGACCAACCGCAAAGATTCGGCAACAAAGCCTTCAGAGATTGGTTCAGGAGGTTACAAGAG AATGCAGAATCTCTAATTCAGACGTCCCTTCCAACCAAATACCAATCTGCAGTTATTGAATTAGAAACATATTTGCTGGATAGTTTCGGCAACTCAACACGCATAGATTATGGAACAG gcCATGAAATGAATTTTGCTGCCTTTTTATGTTGCTTATACAAACTCAGAGTGCTCACAGAAAATGACAATGTTGCAGTTGTACATAAGGTTTTTACCAG GTATTTAGTTGTCACAAGAAAACTGCAGACCGTGTACCGAATGGAACCAGCCGGCAGTCAAGGAGTATGGGGTTTGGATGATTTTCAGTTCCTGCCATTTTTATGGGGAAGTTCACAGCTCCTAG AACAGAATCGGATTTTGCCCAAATCATTACCAAATGAGGAGTACGTGGAAGGATTTGCCCACCAGTACATGATATTTGCCTGTATTAAGTTTATTCTTTCG ATGAAGACCGGCTCCTTCGCCGAGCATTCAAACACCCTGTGGAACATCAGTGGGGTGCCGCGCTGGGCAAAGGTCAACTCAGGCCTCATCAAAATGTACAAAGCAGAG TGCCTGATGAAATTTCCAGTCGTTCAGCACTTTCAGTTCGGCACTATCATGTCCATACAGCTTGCTACATGA